In Babylonia areolata isolate BAREFJ2019XMU chromosome 19, ASM4173473v1, whole genome shotgun sequence, a single window of DNA contains:
- the LOC143294001 gene encoding uncharacterized protein LOC143294001, producing MISETEKEEEGECIKVKKPSTNETKAVEEEVRELQDLARTYQEQSRLKKKISTPNTRPSATYVGSMAVGLVMSVLGVIVCLDLLSLHRFLGDLHRQGAPCGKCAKLCKKRRLPRKTKRVHFTQYPASFAHTSHTRTPVFIHSRFPRDFTPRSLSEDPRVESVYAQESRETNTPDTHAWGTPMENTHLSYSQAPGGSDGAKDQEEIVWIETAGRQQIRCNGSIPRQPADAEGCAQHERSRNLEEDLVVVERYPEQPEPSGDFPEGGEQHSDGVMDTSDSGFQEDSQRLEQHAMDDFIRPESVLNDTEDPDGDTIREASLHGSSKNCAEMPGSGIPTRELNSDLEQYTQTQSQESSSSTDPSTRSGEPNCETLRMSDVVVNVPDNCDVSNRCYDNMKDVNGHSAVYTEIENAITSF from the exons ATGATTTCAGAgacggaaaaggaggaggagggagaatgcATCAAAGTGAAGAAGCCGTCCACCAACGAGACGAAGGCTGtggaggaggaagtgagagagctGCAGGATCTGGCACGTACCTATCAGGAGCAGAGCAGGCTGAAGAAAAAG ATCAGCACGCCCAACACGAGGCCGTCAGCCACCTACGTGGGGTCCATGGCTGTGGGCCTGGTGATGTCCGTCCTCGGGGTGATCGTGTGTCTTGACCTCCTCAGTCTTCACCGCTTCTTGGGAGACCTGCACAG GCAGGGGGCCCCGTGCGGAAAGTGTGCCAAGCTGTGCAAGAAGAGACGACTACCCAGGAAAACCAAACGGGTACACTTCACTCAGTATCCGGCCTCCTTCGCGCACACGTCGCACACGAGGACACCCGTCTTCATCCACTCTAGGTTCCCACGCGATTTCACCCCTCGGAGTCTTTCGGAAGACCCTCGCGTGGAGAGCGTCTATGCCCAAGAGTCCAGAGAAACAAACActccagacacacacgcatggggGACGCCCATGGAGAATACGCACCTCTCATACTCCCAAGCTCCCGGCGGTTCCGACGGAGCGAAGGACCAGGAAGAAATTGTGTGGATTGAAACCGCGGGACGACAGCAGATAAGATGCAACGGTTCGATTCCCCGACAGCCAGCGGATGCCGAGGGCTGTGCACAACACGAGCGGTCCAGGAACCTCGAGGAGGATCTGGTGGTTGTTGAGAGATACCCGGAACAACCTGAGCCTTCCGGTGACTTTCCTGAAGGCGGAGAACAACATTCGGATGGCGTGATGGACACCAGCGATAGCGGCTTCCAAGAAGACAGTCAACGTCTCGAGCAGCATGCGATGGATGACTTCATAAGACCAGAAAGCGTGCTGAACGATACTGAAGATCCTGATGGTGACACGATTCGTGAGGCTTCCTTGCATGGGAGCTCAAAGAACTGTGCCGAAATGCCAGGTTCGGGAATTCCGACACGTGAGTTAAACAGTGATTTGGaacaatacacacagacgcagTCGCAGGAATCATCATCTTCAACTGATCCGTCCACGAGATCCGGTGAACCGAACTGTGAAACGTTACGTATGTCTGACGTTGTTGTTAATGTTCCCGACAACTGTGACGTAAGCAACAGATGCTATGACAACATGAAAGATGTAAATGGACATTCCGCAGTTTATACTGAAATCGAAAATGCTATCACGTCATTTTAA